aaaaatataaaagttcaGAACATGAATCCTTTCTAGCCAGAAATGACTAATCATAAACAGACCACAAAAGTTCGAGTTTCAATGACGAAAGGTATTTCGTTTCGCCAAAGAAAACCCGCGGAGGCGCTGCCAGGCCGCGCAGCaacaaagaaaacaaaaatcctAATATTTACCTCTGCAGTGCCGAGTTCGTCCTGGTGACCCTCGTGGAAGTGCCCGGCTGGCTCAACCCGGAATTGGACCTGGTGATTCTCGTCCTGGATGTGGTGGGCTCCAACAAATCACTAACGGTCGGCTTCTTCTTTGTTGCCTTTGATTTACCGCCGCCTCTGCTACTCCAGCCCCAACTTCTTCGGTAAAAACCCATATCGAAGCCGCTTTTCTCTTCTCCACTTGTTTATACGTAAACCAAAAAATCTTAAACTAGACTAAACAAATCCGGCACCAGCTAATATCCATATTAGAATAGGATGGAACATTATTATCGATGAAGATGCGAAAAATTCCAGGATACGATTCCGACAGAAACGACGGAAATAGACGTTGCGACTCGAAGCGCCGGGACCCGACAGGACTGAGCTTGCGAGGAAAAATCGCCGGCACTCGCGCTCGCGGCCCGCCGTTTTTGTTTCGCGGGATCTGGTGAGAATCGCTAGAATCGTTCGGGGCGACAACGCactagagaaaaaaatgctagGTTTCGTAACTAGATCTGGTGACGACGGCAACTTCACGAGTAAAATTCACTGGAATTCTTCGAAAAATTGAGCAACGGTCGTTGACAAGTGAATTTGAATATCGAATTTCGATTTTGGCGAAAAAGGCGTAGCAGATTCGTATGATTGCATTATTGCACGAATATTATGTATTCACAAAGGCAATAAAGCAAACTATGaagtatataggtataagcAGACCATCATAAACGGGGGAGATTAGAGAGGATTATCGGAGGACCGATAGTTTTTCCGGTCGTTGCATGTCCGTCTGGAGATTTGCACCTTTTCTACCTGCGTCGAGCGAAGACGGCATAccttattattttactgcaCCCGTAGATCAATACAGATTATGTATAGACATTGTTTCATTCAACGGCGGGAAAAATGTGATAAATAACGAGAACACTTTGGGAACAGTTTTATATTGTAATCTATATTTATTGAGTCATTCATTCTTAACGCAGAGTCGTTATCATCAAGTCGCAATGTAGTCTTAATCTTAATACACAGTATAAACTTCAGTAAAAATGTgtaatgtatgtatatatagtaattattaatcaCAAGCTTCGAGGCGTAGTCTTATCCGCGATTATGTTTTGAACTGGAGTTTATGAATATAGGTcgcatttatagaaaaataaacgcTCGAACAACTATcgtatatgaaaaatataatcacATTCGCGTTTGTGATCCTTATAATCtggataaaaatatattgtcGGTTTATGGCTTCTCCGACGAATTCTCTGTGGCATCGGCGGAATCGTTACTTTTTACAACTCCGTTTCTATTTGTTCGCTCGTCCGCTACATCGTCCTCAGTCGTTGATACTTGGTTATTCAGCCTTATAACATTGTATGCCTGTAACGAATTGCAATGATATTTATCGTGAAATATGGCATGATTCTGCAATAGTAAGAAATCTTTCAAATTTACCTCCTCAGAGACTTTACGCAAATGCTCGTGCATTGCATCGCCGCTCTGCCTGACCATCTTGGCAAAACAGCCGTTCTCGATCTGCAATAGAAGATGCGGGTGATCAAATTCCACGATCTCGCCGTTCTCCACGACGAGGATCTTGTCGCTGTCGATCACGGATTCAAGTCTGTGTGCCACCGTCAGTACTGTGCATTCTTGGAATTTGCTGCGTATCGTCTTGCGAATGAGCGCATCGGTGGCCGGATCGACGTTGGCCGTCGCTTCGTCGAGAACTAAAATGCGCGTCTTCTTGACAATTGCTCGAGCAAGACACAGCAGCTGGCGTTGACCGGCACTAGAAACGGATTTACAATTAACACACAAGTTTTACaattaacatttaaatttattctatcCGCTTATAATCGAAGATAATTTTTACCTAAGATTTCGACCGCCACATTCGATAGGATGATCGAGAGGTACGAACGCTTTATGAAGTTCGACGTCCTCAAGAGCAGCCCAGAGACTCGTATCTTCGAATTCGTGGAACGGATCGAGGTTGTCGCGGAGCGACGTTGAGAACAGTACCGGCTCCTGGGGTATAATCGCGATTCGCTTGCGCAGTGCGTGTAAGCCTAAGTTATTGGTGTCGAATTCGTCAATGAGTATTTGACCTTCAGTACGAGCCAGACGGAACAGTGCAGAAATCAACGACGATTTTCCTGCTCCGGTGCGTCCGACAATACCAATCtaaaaagtatggaaaatTCGTGTTATTGATAATCGCacgttataattaaaatttgcatACACTACAGATTCATTATTTACCTTAGTGCCGGGTTCGATGATCAGATTTACGTTTCTCAGCACTGGCTCTTCGTTTCGACCGTAGCGTAGGCagaattttttaaactctATTTTACCTCGACTCGGCCACCCGCTTGGTGGTTTTATTGGCACGCTTGCTTCGGGTCTCGTTTCTTCCTGCTCTAACTGCGTAAATTGGAGTATTCGCTCGACACTCGTCATTTGAGTAACTGTTTCTGCTGTCTGCCTGATGCCGCGTTGTAGCATACCACACAGCATGAGAATCtgcgaaaataataaacaaaagcAAGTTCGATTATGAAATCGctctttttaataattaaagtaTCTTTGAATCTTTTAATCAATATACCTGAGTAATAGCCAATCCAACGCTACCCGCAAAAGTTTTGGTTTCATCGGCCAACAGACAACCGATTGTGACGAATCCAACAAGTATGACGGTGACGAGATCAAGCCAGAGGCCAAAAGCAGATGCTACAGCGATGTTAAGAAAGTGAGCTCGCGTATGTTCATCCTGACGGGCGTCAAAGCGTCGGCATACCATCGTTTGGCTTCGGCTTGCACGTATCGTTACCAAGCCGTCCAAGGAGGCTGTCACATGCGATAATACTGGGCTTTTTGCtgttaaattttaacaaatattaTCTAATTACAAATATTGTGCAAAtcattgaataaattattttctatgATATTTACCTGCGCCTTCTAATCGCTTGATTCCGTAAGCCGTCGGTACGTAAAATGTTCGTATCTTCCAAAATAGAAAGCCGGTGAAGATCATCGGTAAAACAGAATACCAGTTGATGATGAGAACTTGGATGAGAACTCCCAAAATAATGGAGAAAACTTCGATCGACTCGTACATTGTGGCGGGTAGAATTTCGTCCATCGCTCCTGTATCCTTCGAGAAGCGATTGAGAATTTGTCCTGAAACAAAGCTAAGCATATGTATACTAAAACGCACTTAATTATAGTTGTTAATTTTGACacaatatatcttattttttcactcataTAGAAATGATTCAagtattttatctttttttgtaATGTAATAGATTTTCTTACCAGAAGTTTGCTTATCGAAGAATCGCATCGGAGCTCTTAAGACGCAGGAAAACATTTGGTTGTGAATGTTTGTACTTGAGTTCATGCAAATTTTATAGAACAATAGACTCTTGCATACTGCAGTAATGACACATCCCAATAGTATGCAGCCGTAAATTATCAAAGCTTTATCTACACTCAAATAGTTTGAAAGTTCTGTACTTGTGCTGACTTCCGGTTTTGATTCTAACGTGCTATTTAACATTAAATTTGACACCAGTTTTTCTGTTACACTTAAAAGTAGATTTTGTGGCACAATACTTGACGAAGTTGTCGTATTCACTGATAAATAGGTTTGAGTACTTGGCGTACTGGCAGTTGAATTTGCAATCATGCTTGTTTTCAACAAAGTGTTGTCAGTTGTATTCGTTGCTAAATTTCTCACGGTAGTTGTTGAGCTTACAGTTGTGCTAGCTACCGAGCTTTGCGATGTACTGAAGAATGGATTCTCTGTTACAGTTGTTATCAAGTCTTGTACTGTACCAGATATACTTTCAGTCGTAGTTGATACATTTTGTATTGTATTCGATAAAATGGTAGTTGTACTAGATATTAGGTCCCGTAGTGTTGTGTCAAGTACACTTTCAGTTGTAGGTATAGTAAATACAGAACTTTCTGTCGTACTCGGTACGAAAGTAGAGGATTTACTTTCCGTGAAATTCAACACTGAACGTTCAGCTGTGAAATTTGACGTTGTTCCTTCGACAGTATTCCATCTATACTCTTCTTGACGAGTCCTGAATttgtaacaaaaattatttcaattcaaaaaattcaattatttaattatttaccgATTCAAATATAAACTATTCAACTCACCAATATGCCAAGAAATAGTCTGAGCCACTTCTAATAGTTTGGGCAAGTACAAATAGCAGAATTATCAATACAAGAAAAAAGTAAGAATTTCCGGAGTGAAAATATCTAGTGAATATCGACATTTGCATCTTTCCCTTAGCTATGAGTTCTTCCGTTTCCTGTGGCTCATTTTCAGCGTTATCGTCATCCTTCGCATCTTTGGGTATAATATTATCTTGGTTTTTATTGTTATgtacattatttatattttctattgtttctcttgaattttcttttaattcttcattatatctttcttcttcttcttcttcttctgtacAAACATTTAAGAACTGCAGATCTCTTTTCGAAAAATCAGCAAACTTTCCTCGAAAATCTAATTTACCctagaagaaaaagaaagtttattatttatcgtcgattttttatttttgctgtACATTTGATCAGCAACTCACGTTATTCAAGAGAAAAATCGTGTCAGCTTCTTTTAAACATTGAACCTGATGCGTCACAAATATCCTAGTTTTATCTTTTAGATAGCCGTTAATGCAGTCATTAAACAAACATTTGCAGACATTCGCGTCGACGGCGGATAGCGGATCGTCGAGAATGTAGATGTCGGCGTCTCGGTAAACGGCTCTGCAAAACATACAAAACTACTTTTAGCTTGAGACGCTGgaaagttttaaatatatttttgtgctACTTTGTATGCACCTGTTGCATAGTAACAAAACAAGCACGCAATATAGTCATGAATAGTTATGCTCCACGAAATAAGCTGTAAATTTAGTACAAAAGAATTGagaatttatcattttcaaaaaagctaAATGACAGTTTATCTTCCCAAGTCACAAATTCAAACAGCAAGCTATAACACAATAGTTCGTAGTCACAAAGATAAGGGGCGACGCTACtcgtaaaaaaaagagaatataatAGACAAAAGTAGGTGATAAGGACAGTTATCTACCTAGCAAGATTAATTCTCGTGCATTGTCCGCCGCTGAGGTTCGTACCTCTCTCACCGACCTGGGTGCGATCGGCCTGGGCCAACTGTTCCAAGTCTTGCTCGAGCGAGCAAACTCGAATCACCTGCTGGTAGCGCTCTTCGTCATAGGACTGGTCAAAAAGCACGTTTTCGCGAATGGTGCCTGGGAAGAGCCAGGGACGTTGCGATGCATATGAGATTGTGCCATTGATCTTTATGTCACCAGTGGAGGGACGCAGTTCACCCAGAATCAGTTGCAGCAGTGAAGTCTGTAAAAGAGAAAGTTGAAAAGTTACTGCGATAAGGGCGTTGGACAAAAGTCACTGTAATGATGTCATTTTAAGTGTACTAAGTAACGGCAATGTGGAGTTGTTGAAAAAAGCAAGTcttatattgttttaaaacaaaagaaagCAAATCTAAAGTAATacaaaaaatagaataaaattttcataccTTTCCCGAACCAATGGGCCCAACGATGGCATGAAGTTTTTTCGGAGTTATGTACATAGTGATATCATGCAGCGTGTTTACGATAGAATTCGGTGACCAAGATGCCGTCACACTTTTTAATGATATACTGCCATTATCTTCTATTGAT
The sequence above is drawn from the Nasonia vitripennis strain AsymCx chromosome 4, Nvit_psr_1.1, whole genome shotgun sequence genome and encodes:
- the LOC100122441 gene encoding multidrug resistance-associated protein 4 isoform X1 — its product is MAQQRKPSPRLSANIFSGLFFWWLKPLFCQGKSRDLTSDDLHDALPTDVSEQLGGRLEKYWKNEVENARQSDKKPKLVNAIRKAFGWSYFYYAGHMLVLNCLRVLQPFTLGLLIEYFEPGSRTAKSHAYVYASSLVLLTFLHSLLKHHIDLATLEIGMRLRIACSSLIYRKVVRLSNSSVSANTGGRLINLLSNDVARFDPLFMYLHYIWITPLQGAVLAYLIWRNVQLASLAGVLLMALETIPVQVYIGKITSRLRGKIATRTDERVRLMGEIINGIHVIKMYTWEKPFENLVSLARRYEIDVITWMSYLRGVNISSNAFVDRTCLYFTLMAYVLAGNVISANKVFSMVQYFTILQNLLVYNYPRAIFNVAEAQVSVKRIEKFLMLQEIKIKAPLLSIEDNGSISLKSVTASWSPNSIVNTLHDITMYITPKKLHAIVGPIGSGKTSLLQLILGELRPSTGDIKINGTISYASQRPWLFPGTIRENVLFDQSYDEERYQQVIRVCSLEQDLEQLAQADRTQVGERGTNLSGGQCTRINLARAVYRDADIYILDDPLSAVDANVCKCLFNDCINGYLKDKTRIFVTHQVQCLKEADTIFLLNNGKLDFRGKFADFSKRDLQFLNVCTEEEEEEERYNEELKENSRETIENINNVHNNKNQDNIIPKDAKDDDNAENEPQETEELIAKGKMQMSIFTRYFHSGNSYFFLVLIILLFVLAQTIRSGSDYFLAYWTRQEEYRWNTVEGTTSNFTAERSVLNFTESKSSTFVPSTTESSVFTIPTTESVLDTTLRDLISSTTTILSNTIQNVSTTTESISGTVQDLITTVTENPFFSTSQSSVASTTVSSTTTVRNLATNTTDNTLLKTSMIANSTASTPSTQTYLSVNTTTSSSIVPQNLLLSVTEKLVSNLMLNSTLESKPEVSTSTELSNYLSVDKALIIYGCILLGCVITAVCKSLLFYKICMNSSTNIHNQMFSCVLRAPMRFFDKQTSGQILNRFSKDTGAMDEILPATMYESIEVFSIILGVLIQVLIINWYSVLPMIFTGFLFWKIRTFYVPTAYGIKRLEGAAKSPVLSHVTASLDGLVTIRASRSQTMVCRRFDARQDEHTRAHFLNIAVASAFGLWLDLVTVILVGFVTIGCLLADETKTFAGSVGLAITQILMLCGMLQRGIRQTAETVTQMTSVERILQFTQLEQEETRPEASVPIKPPSGWPSRGKIEFKKFCLRYGRNEEPVLRNVNLIIEPGTKIGIVGRTGAGKSSLISALFRLARTEGQILIDEFDTNNLGLHALRKRIAIIPQEPVLFSTSLRDNLDPFHEFEDTSLWAALEDVELHKAFVPLDHPIECGGRNLSAGQRQLLCLARAIVKKTRILVLDEATANVDPATDALIRKTIRSKFQECTVLTVAHRLESVIDSDKILVVENGEIVEFDHPHLLLQIENGCFAKMVRQSGDAMHEHLRKVSEEAYNVIRLNNQVSTTEDDVADERTNRNGVVKSNDSADATENSSEKP
- the LOC100122441 gene encoding multidrug resistance-associated protein 4 isoform X2 — protein: MLVLNCLRVLQPFTLGLLIEYFEPGSRTAKSHAYVYASSLVLLTFLHSLLKHHIDLATLEIGMRLRIACSSLIYRKVVRLSNSSVSANTGGRLINLLSNDVARFDPLFMYLHYIWITPLQGAVLAYLIWRNVQLASLAGVLLMALETIPVQVYIGKITSRLRGKIATRTDERVRLMGEIINGIHVIKMYTWEKPFENLVSLARRYEIDVITWMSYLRGVNISSNAFVDRTCLYFTLMAYVLAGNVISANKVFSMVQYFTILQNLLVYNYPRAIFNVAEAQVSVKRIEKFLMLQEIKIKAPLLSIEDNGSISLKSVTASWSPNSIVNTLHDITMYITPKKLHAIVGPIGSGKTSLLQLILGELRPSTGDIKINGTISYASQRPWLFPGTIRENVLFDQSYDEERYQQVIRVCSLEQDLEQLAQADRTQVGERGTNLSGGQCTRINLARAVYRDADIYILDDPLSAVDANVCKCLFNDCINGYLKDKTRIFVTHQVQCLKEADTIFLLNNGKLDFRGKFADFSKRDLQFLNVCTEEEEEEERYNEELKENSRETIENINNVHNNKNQDNIIPKDAKDDDNAENEPQETEELIAKGKMQMSIFTRYFHSGNSYFFLVLIILLFVLAQTIRSGSDYFLAYWTRQEEYRWNTVEGTTSNFTAERSVLNFTESKSSTFVPSTTESSVFTIPTTESVLDTTLRDLISSTTTILSNTIQNVSTTTESISGTVQDLITTVTENPFFSTSQSSVASTTVSSTTTVRNLATNTTDNTLLKTSMIANSTASTPSTQTYLSVNTTTSSSIVPQNLLLSVTEKLVSNLMLNSTLESKPEVSTSTELSNYLSVDKALIIYGCILLGCVITAVCKSLLFYKICMNSSTNIHNQMFSCVLRAPMRFFDKQTSGQILNRFSKDTGAMDEILPATMYESIEVFSIILGVLIQVLIINWYSVLPMIFTGFLFWKIRTFYVPTAYGIKRLEGAAKSPVLSHVTASLDGLVTIRASRSQTMVCRRFDARQDEHTRAHFLNIAVASAFGLWLDLVTVILVGFVTIGCLLADETKTFAGSVGLAITQILMLCGMLQRGIRQTAETVTQMTSVERILQFTQLEQEETRPEASVPIKPPSGWPSRGKIEFKKFCLRYGRNEEPVLRNVNLIIEPGTKIGIVGRTGAGKSSLISALFRLARTEGQILIDEFDTNNLGLHALRKRIAIIPQEPVLFSTSLRDNLDPFHEFEDTSLWAALEDVELHKAFVPLDHPIECGGRNLSAGQRQLLCLARAIVKKTRILVLDEATANVDPATDALIRKTIRSKFQECTVLTVAHRLESVIDSDKILVVENGEIVEFDHPHLLLQIENGCFAKMVRQSGDAMHEHLRKVSEEAYNVIRLNNQVSTTEDDVADERTNRNGVVKSNDSADATENSSEKP